In Vulpes lagopus strain Blue_001 chromosome 4, ASM1834538v1, whole genome shotgun sequence, the DNA window tcttatattaGCTTGAGATATAACCCCTTTGGCTCTGTTATGTTTAAAAGTAGATATTTATAACAGTCTCACAAATGAAGCTGAAACAAGCACAAAGCTTGAAATTTAAACTTTAGTTTTCTCTGAtttaatatatcatattataCATAAAGTACAATACATAGAGTTTGATAAAAACTGAAATTCCTAAGgttctgttattttttcaaaaatttattcaaGAGCTGATTAAGAGTTTAAATTAAATCACAACTCTGCATGGTAATTCACCTTTTTTGACATATAAGGGTAAGAGTACTCACCATCAGCATAGAGTCCTTTGGGATTATCAGGACAAGATCTGGACAGATGTCCCATTTCCCCacaaacaaaacattttgcaaaagGAAATTCACCTGTAAGGATCAAATAGGTCCTGTTAAGTTGGCTAAGTATACTAGAAAATGTCATATAATTCATACTACTTTaagtgctctgaaaaaaaaaaccctatttttatACAACTTaatcttgatttcaaaatattaagtGGCACACTCAAGACAAACTGTCCAAAAAACCCCGCACTTCTGACATTAACCAAAtcaaaaaacaatagaaagaaaacataccAAGAGCTGGGTCTACTTTGGCTTTGCATTTGGTTATTTCGTGCTCTGTGGACCCACAGCGATAACATATTCCAGTGCCCATATCTTGATTCTCAAGGGCAGCTGGGCAATCTGCAATCCCATGGCCAGGTTTTCTACAATGGAAACATACCTGGGAAAACAAAATATGAGTTTCCACATTACAAAACCTCACTGGCTTTATTAATTCCTGTGATCAAAAGTATGTTTAAAAGTTCTCTCATTTGGTAtctagttcttaaaaaaaaaaaaaaaacctcagtatattatgtagaaaaaaagttgttttatatattccTAAACAGTAAGAAATGTCATTTCCATCAGAGGGTCTCAGTACTTTTGAAAACCCTCAATCCATAAATCTATCAATCTCAAAGTTAAAAACGGTTTCTTAGAAACTGCTTAAATGAATTAAGCAAATATGGGCTATTTATGTCATTAATGGGGATGTCTCCACTAGAAAAACTGAGTCTTCtgtggaaaatagaaaatgaccatattttttttttttttttttttttttttttatgatagtcacagagagagagagagagagaggcagagacacaggcggagggagaagcaggctccatgcaccgggagcctgatgtgggattcgatcccgggtctccaggatcgcgccctgggccaaaggcaggcgccaaaccgctgcgccacccagggatcccagaaaatgaCCATAAAAATTATCAGTCATAATGATTACTAGTACTTAAAGGCTCATATAATTGAATTTGAATCAAATGATTCAAGTTATGATTCAAATCCTATTTCatactaaaaaatatatcttatagtTCTTATATCTTTAATACatattccagggatccctgggtggcgcagcggtttggcgcctgcctttggcccagggcgcgatcctggaggcccgggatcgaatcccacatcgggctcccggtgcatggagcctgcttctccctctgcctgtgtctgtgcctctctctctctctctgtgactatcataaatgaataaaaattaaaaaaaaaaaattttaaaaaaaaatacatattccatAATATTTAGAATtagatgtttcatttttataatatgtacacaatacattttaaaggaatatttcaaAGATGAATTATTTGGCTCCAACATAACACTAAACAATGATTTGGTTGCTTTAGATATTACCTAGCAATTGGGAGAATAGTTTTTGCTGCAATGAATGAGAACAGTATAATCAAACATGGTAGATATTCAAAGATATTTaagctattttatttaaactgataaaaggtatatatatttcttggatAACATggtctttttcaaaaatgtttttgaaaacaatttttcaaaataagcacaggatttttaaaaggcaaattaaacaggcaaaataaaacataacagtatttttcaattatgttctcactttctttttctcctgtttcaTAGCATACTGGAAAAGAATGAGTCTTTTTAATCTTCCCTAACTCTTATATTTAGAATGACCTGGTCCAAACACAGAAAATGCAATCAttataaaacttgaagaaaagCTATGGCGAAAAACTGGATTGTCATAAGAAGACTTGAAGTCCTGGTGAGGTCAACATGGTCTCTCGTGACCTGACAGTTCATTGATtaggtttttactttttaaaaaaaaaataagactactttttgagagagaatggcagggaggaggagtgcagaggagaggaggagggaggactccctgcccagcacagatCCCTACATGGGGCTTGGTGGGAGCctccatggggggaggggggagggacatgacctgaggcagggctctatcccaggttCCTATGATCATAACCTGAGatggtcagacacttaaccaactgagccacccaggtgccctgataaaaatataatattttttaaagattttatttatttattcatgagagacagagaaagagaggcagagacacaggcaaagggagaagcaggcttcctgcagggagcccgacatgggactcaatcctgggtctccaggatcatgtcccgggctgacagcggcgctaaaccggtgagccaccctggtgccactgataaaaatattttaaataattgtataatTTAAACAAAACTATTCTGAtccatgggcagcctgggtggctcagcggtttagtgccaccttcggcccagggcgtgatcctggagacccaggatcgagtcccacgtccagctccctgcttggagcctgcttctccctccgtctgtgtctctgcctctctctctccctgtgtctctcatgaataaataaataaaatcctaaaaaaaaaaaaaaaaaaaaaaaaaaaactatcctgaTCCAAATAAAAAGGATTACCTTTTCTATCCAAATTTATCCGTAAGGAATGTTTGATCACCATTATCTCTAAATAATTATCTGCAAATATGTATACAACTAATCCTGCAAATAAAGATGAAAGTGTAAAATAGtaacaactgatttttatatagtATCTTGCTAGAAGACTTGAAAAATTCacttagagaaggaaagaaattatacaaagaatttcatttcttatgTCTGACAGTTTAAAAATCTAGGGCTAAGCACTGCAGAAATCAACTTTCAGAGGCCCCGAACTCCTCTGAGAGTAAGGAGCAATGACTAGGGACAAACTCAACGGGTTTTAACTCTATTACTCTGTTCTGTTACTAACTAGTGTGATTCTTATTAGACCTcattcctgtgcctcagtttttcatGATAAAAGACAAAACATCCTTTCTAAGTAAAGGGAACCACACATATTGAATCTGTTGTACTTAATCCtcctccttactttttttttttttaatggctatttGAAAAGACACTATTGAAAGGCAGGAGTAAGAACACAGGTTTGAAGTCAGACGAACTCAGAGTTTGAATTTCATCTCTGCTACTATAGCTAAGGGCTTTCAGCAAGATATTCTGTCTACACATCAGTGTTTTCTCCCCATATGAGAATAATGCTACCATCTTTATAGTGTTATGATAATCAGTACatccagtgcctggcatataagaagtgctaaaaaaaaaaaaaaaattcctaatgtTACTACTAGTCCTCAAAAAGATGCTTTATAAATCTAGCACGTAAGAGCATTCAGACTCTACTAAGATGTGTGAGTGTATGAATCATAGTTTGACCTATATAAAGTAACATTCCCAGAGAATGATCTTACCATTGCATTTTTCTTTGCTGCTTGTCTTTTCAGTCTTCTTCCTTCCCGTCGACTATCTTTCTTTAAGGCAATTGCAATTTCTTCCCTTACCTCCTGACTGTCTGTTGCTATCATCTCTCCATTGTGAATCATCTGTGGATTCTGTCTTAGGTATTCCATGAATCCATTTACATCTTCATTTAaatactcctttttctttttgttctttttgtgttttgctttgggagcatcatttttcacagaaagcCTATTGGCTTCAAGTTGTTTACTCTTTGGTAGGTTTTGGCTTTCTCCCTCACCGGACCCCTTCTTCATGTCTTCCCATGATGTTGCAGCCAAAGGTTTCTTGGTACGCGTGGTGGTAACTCGTGCCCACCTGGTCATGATTTTATCAGCACCTTATCAAGCTTTAAGACAAGCATGGCTGGTTAGtgaccataaaaaaaaacaaaaacaaaacaaaaaaaaacctaaagacaCATACTGTATCACATGATGCCTATATATTAAAGTCTTACTTATTGCAACACTTTTTACTTCATTTAggtatttgaatatttaatttttttaaagattttatttattcatgagagagacagagaggcagagacataggcagggggagaagcaggctccacgcagggagcccagggagcccaaggagggaTTCGACCCGGgtacccaggatcacgccccaggctgaaggcagcgctgggccacccgggctgcccagatatttgaatatttaattctACAATATGCTGCATAGATATGCCTATAATATAAATCTAGCCCTTGCCAGAAAAGCTACAccagtaaaacaacaaaaaccacgtCTATAAATGCTTAAAACTGTAAAACAATTCATGAAGTAACCaa includes these proteins:
- the ZCCHC9 gene encoding zinc finger CCHC domain-containing protein 9 isoform X2; this encodes MTRWARVTTTRTKKPLAATSWEDMKKGSGEGESQNLPKSKQLEANRLSVKNDAPKAKHKKNKKKKEYLNEDVNGFMEYLRQNPQMIHNGEMIATDSQEVREEIAIALKKDSRREGRRLKRQAAKKNAMVCFHCRKPGHGIADCPAALENQDMGTGICYRCGSTEHEITKCKAKVDPALGEFPFAKCFVCGEMGHLSRSCPDNPKGLYADDRMVTVGRWAKGMSADYEEILDVPKPQKPKTKIPKVVNF
- the ZCCHC9 gene encoding zinc finger CCHC domain-containing protein 9 isoform X1, producing the protein MTRWARVTTTRTKKPLAATSWEDMKKGSGEGESQNLPKSKQLEANRLSVKNDAPKAKHKKNKKKKEYLNEDVNGFMEYLRQNPQMIHNGEMIATDSQEVREEIAIALKKDSRREGRRLKRQAAKKNAMVCFHCRKPGHGIADCPAALENQDMGTGICYRCGSTEHEITKCKAKVDPALGEFPFAKCFVCGEMGHLSRSCPDNPKGLYADGGCCRLCGSVEHFKKDCPESQNSDRMVTVGRWAKGMSADYEEILDVPKPQKPKTKIPKVVNF